The Candidatus Eisenbacteria bacterium genome has a segment encoding these proteins:
- a CDS encoding PEP-CTERM sorting domain-containing protein, whose translation MPGYSAIAGPAPDFTATYWWREDGSTQVNGDAPRDAVVGVGQFDFYVEDEFHNPYTAFLYQVSNIAYRPAAGLNGLSGFSLLDISPFAYGYIITPNDPVTGTDWTALLSASPNWQAILSVDPPLATAGLYPLGEGPTGALNAALFGYLVPGFAEIGERDAAVNTWGFDELGGGLGPRDFRIGRVSAPVPEPGTLLLLAAGLVGLATLRRRA comes from the coding sequence ATGCCGGGTTACAGTGCCATCGCGGGACCCGCGCCCGACTTCACCGCCACGTACTGGTGGAGGGAGGACGGCTCGACCCAGGTGAACGGGGACGCGCCGCGGGATGCCGTCGTGGGAGTGGGACAGTTCGACTTCTACGTGGAGGACGAGTTCCACAACCCCTACACCGCTTTCCTCTATCAGGTGTCCAACATCGCCTACCGGCCCGCCGCGGGGCTCAATGGCCTCAGCGGCTTCAGCCTGCTCGACATCTCGCCCTTCGCGTACGGGTACATCATCACGCCGAACGACCCGGTGACCGGGACTGACTGGACGGCGCTCTTGTCCGCGAGCCCGAACTGGCAGGCCATCCTCTCGGTGGACCCTCCGTTGGCCACCGCCGGGCTGTACCCCCTCGGTGAAGGACCGACTGGAGCTTTGAACGCGGCCCTGTTCGGCTACCTGGTCCCGGGATTCGCGGAGATCGGGGAGCGGGACGCCGCGGTCAACACGTGGGGCTTTGACGAACTGGGCGGCGGCCTGGGACCTCGCGACTTCCGCATTGGCCGGGTGAGCGCCCCGGTGCCGGAGCCGGGCACGCTGCTGCTGCTCGCGGCGGGCCTCGTGGGTTTGGCCACCCTGCGCCGCAGGGCCTAG
- a CDS encoding cyclase family protein, with the protein MKLIDLSIPLGIGTPAWPTYEPLQMKYFKRLAPNGANGQILTHSNHVGTHLDGEIHFYTPGKDMAALQLDYLVHDAAVVDLSDAVGDYDIYTSKMVEDRVEVKAGDILIIHTGYHHFGWDQPTADEISYMVKHPGPDREFAEWAKRKKIRWIGVDCGSADHPMNTIIRDWMPRQARQADKHFREKYGMPLAEYFDDSKYQLMHIEMFNHGIIHAECLGGDIDLLLNQRCTVGCFPWRLVDGESCISRIVAFVDDDRHAELMKAKQKCELTRWGDIAGAKAAHLHGKKR; encoded by the coding sequence ATGAAGCTCATCGACCTCAGCATTCCCCTCGGCATCGGCACCCCGGCGTGGCCCACCTACGAGCCGCTGCAGATGAAGTACTTCAAGCGGCTCGCGCCCAACGGCGCCAACGGCCAGATCCTCACGCATTCCAACCACGTGGGCACACATCTCGACGGCGAGATCCACTTCTACACCCCGGGCAAGGACATGGCCGCGCTGCAGCTCGACTACCTGGTGCACGACGCCGCGGTGGTGGACCTCTCCGACGCCGTGGGCGACTACGACATCTACACTTCGAAGATGGTCGAGGATCGCGTGGAGGTGAAGGCAGGCGACATCCTGATCATCCACACCGGCTACCACCACTTCGGGTGGGACCAGCCCACCGCCGACGAGATCTCCTACATGGTGAAGCACCCCGGGCCCGACCGGGAGTTCGCCGAGTGGGCCAAGAGGAAGAAGATCCGCTGGATCGGCGTGGACTGCGGCAGCGCCGACCATCCCATGAACACCATCATCCGCGACTGGATGCCGCGACAGGCGCGCCAGGCGGACAAGCACTTCCGCGAGAAGTACGGCATGCCGCTGGCGGAGTACTTCGACGACTCCAAGTACCAGCTGATGCACATCGAGATGTTCAACCACGGCATCATCCACGCCGAGTGCCTGGGCGGGGACATCGACCTGTTGCTGAACCAGCGCTGCACCGTGGGCTGCTTCCCGTGGCGGCTTGTGGACGGGGAGAGCTGCATTTCGCGCATCGTGGCCTTCGTGGACGACGACCGCCACGCGGAGCTGATGAAGGCCAAGCAGAAGTGCGAGCTGACCCGGTGGGGCGACATCGCCGGGGCGAAGGCGGCCCACCTGCACGGGAAGAAGCGCTAG
- the fdrA gene encoding acyl-CoA synthetase FdrA gives MGAYVLVRKDSYHDSVLLMRLSQALKGLAGVEDAVVAMGTPHNRQLLEGLGYAGPALASAGPNDLLIAVKGGADTLSAVEAGLDALLKAEQAPAGGAGGAGAEVRPTSLAAALKTHPESNLVLISVPGAHAAREARRALALGRHVMLFSDNVPLEDEIALKREGAARGLLVMGPDCGTAILNGMPLAFANAVRRGPVGIVGAAGTGIQEISCCIHRLGGGVSQAIGTGGRDLSEAVGGTMTLLGIAALSADPATAVLVVVSKPPAAAVAEQVIAALTASPRPCVVHFVGDSPRADDPARGLYFADSLSGAARTACRLAGAPGLGAAPPAPDPARIAMLASRLAPGAALRALFCGGTTGQEALVILTRAGLEVRSNLHKKGGLRVDGTALAPGHALLDLGDDVFTVGRPHPMIEPELRNERLALEVQDPATGLLLFDCVLGYGAHPDPAGVLAEGVERARVAARGRELVAVASVTGTPGDPQDFGAQVRRLEAAGITVEADNRSAAALAAAMLASGAGAGK, from the coding sequence TTGGGCGCATACGTCCTGGTCCGCAAGGACAGCTACCACGACTCGGTGCTGCTCATGCGCCTGTCGCAGGCGCTGAAGGGGCTTGCGGGCGTCGAGGACGCCGTGGTGGCCATGGGCACGCCGCATAACCGGCAGTTGCTCGAGGGGCTGGGCTACGCGGGCCCGGCGCTGGCCTCCGCGGGCCCCAACGACCTGCTGATCGCGGTGAAGGGCGGCGCGGACACCCTGTCGGCGGTGGAGGCCGGGCTGGACGCGCTTCTGAAGGCCGAGCAGGCCCCCGCGGGCGGCGCCGGCGGCGCCGGCGCCGAAGTCCGGCCCACGTCCCTCGCCGCCGCATTGAAGACCCACCCTGAATCCAACCTGGTGCTCATCTCCGTGCCCGGCGCGCACGCCGCCCGCGAGGCGCGGCGCGCGCTGGCGCTGGGCCGTCACGTGATGCTCTTCTCCGACAATGTGCCGCTGGAGGATGAAATCGCGCTCAAGCGCGAGGGCGCCGCGCGGGGCCTGCTGGTCATGGGGCCCGACTGCGGCACCGCGATCCTCAACGGCATGCCGCTGGCGTTCGCCAACGCGGTGCGCCGCGGGCCCGTGGGCATCGTGGGGGCCGCCGGAACCGGCATCCAGGAAATCTCGTGCTGCATTCACCGCCTGGGCGGCGGCGTGTCGCAGGCGATCGGCACCGGCGGGCGGGACCTTTCCGAGGCGGTGGGAGGCACCATGACGCTGTTGGGCATCGCGGCGCTCTCGGCGGATCCCGCCACCGCGGTGCTGGTGGTGGTCTCGAAGCCGCCCGCGGCCGCGGTGGCGGAGCAGGTGATCGCGGCGCTCACGGCGAGCCCCAGGCCGTGCGTGGTCCACTTCGTGGGAGACTCGCCGCGCGCGGACGATCCCGCCCGCGGCCTGTACTTCGCCGATTCCCTTTCCGGCGCGGCGCGCACCGCGTGCCGGCTGGCGGGCGCTCCGGGGCTGGGGGCCGCCCCTCCCGCCCCCGACCCGGCGCGCATCGCCATGCTCGCCTCGCGGCTGGCGCCCGGCGCAGCGCTGCGCGCCCTCTTCTGCGGCGGCACCACCGGACAGGAGGCGCTGGTCATCCTCACGCGCGCGGGTCTCGAAGTGCGCTCCAACCTGCACAAGAAGGGCGGCCTGCGCGTGGACGGCACGGCACTCGCGCCCGGCCACGCATTGCTGGACCTGGGCGACGACGTCTTCACCGTCGGCCGCCCGCACCCCATGATCGAGCCGGAGCTGCGCAATGAGCGCCTGGCGCTGGAAGTGCAGGATCCCGCCACCGGACTGCTGCTCTTCGACTGCGTGCTGGGCTATGGCGCGCACCCCGATCCCGCCGGCGTGCTGGCCGAAGGCGTGGAGCGCGCGCGCGTGGCCGCACGAGGCCGGGAGCTGGTGGCGGTGGCGTCGGTGACGGGCACGCCGGGGGACCCCCAGGACTTCGGCGCGCAGGTCCGCCGCCTGGAAGCCGCAGGCATCACCGTGGAGGCCGACAACCGGAGTGCGGCCGCGCTGGCCGCGGCGATGCTGGCTTCGGGCGCGGGGGCGGGGAAATGA
- a CDS encoding DUF2877 domain-containing protein, whose protein sequence is MRNAIRAGPLAAGAFAHPGRGRVASVHRSAINLKLEHGPYVALLPDDAPLHPWAVCASLDPARFTVGMEFTLEEGVLQAGTTRLHLAGAAVEALRIEIRPALAPAPFLLPGGGSPEAHGPFGDALRRGLRRYVDGDGARELAALVGLGVGLTPSGDDALVGVLAGLDLLGAALVAAGADRAGLVEELRTTLEPGRGTPRTHPLSAQMLLAAAAGLYPEPLCRMAEALAAAAGSAPGGGVASAVDSAPSGFAASAVDSAATALCNLGHTSGRDMLAGLDAALRRFAPGAGGSAGPRQEDPPASAPAGPRQEDPPASGPAGP, encoded by the coding sequence ATGCGGAACGCGATACGCGCCGGGCCGCTTGCGGCCGGCGCGTTCGCGCATCCGGGCCGCGGGCGGGTGGCCTCGGTGCACCGGAGCGCGATCAACCTGAAGCTGGAGCACGGCCCGTACGTGGCGCTGTTGCCCGACGACGCGCCGCTGCACCCGTGGGCGGTGTGCGCGTCGCTCGATCCCGCCCGGTTCACCGTGGGGATGGAGTTCACGCTGGAGGAGGGTGTGTTGCAGGCGGGGACCACCCGCCTGCACCTTGCGGGCGCCGCGGTGGAGGCACTCCGGATCGAAATCCGGCCGGCGCTTGCCCCCGCGCCCTTCCTGCTTCCGGGCGGGGGAAGTCCCGAGGCCCACGGGCCGTTCGGCGACGCCCTGCGCCGCGGGCTCCGGCGGTACGTGGATGGCGACGGAGCCCGGGAACTGGCGGCGCTGGTGGGCCTGGGCGTGGGACTGACACCCTCGGGCGACGACGCGCTGGTGGGGGTGCTCGCCGGATTGGACCTGCTGGGGGCGGCCCTGGTGGCCGCCGGCGCGGATCGTGCCGGACTGGTCGAAGAACTGCGGACCACGCTGGAGCCGGGGCGCGGGACGCCACGCACGCATCCGTTGTCCGCCCAGATGCTGCTCGCCGCCGCGGCGGGCCTCTACCCCGAACCGCTCTGCCGGATGGCGGAGGCGCTGGCCGCCGCCGCGGGATCCGCTCCCGGGGGGGGCGTCGCGTCCGCTGTGGACTCCGCTCCCAGCGGATTCGCAGCGTCCGCGGTGGACTCCGCGGCGACCGCGTTGTGCAACCTGGGACACACTTCGGGCCGCGACATGCTGGCGGGGCTCGACGCCGCGCTCCGCCGTTTCGCGCCCGGCGCCGGCGGCTCCGCCGGCCCCCGGCAGGAGGACCCGCCCGCCAGCGCGCCCGCCGGCCCCCGGCAGGAGGACCCGCCCGCCAGCGGGCCCGCCGGGCCCTAG
- a CDS encoding TonB-dependent receptor: protein MIRRFLTLLSLAGAVSAAHAASSPDSLRYRLPEISVTGTRLGEDPLGLPMAVTVAGARSFANSRHFALDEALGMVPGVQAQSRAGGGDLRLTIRGFGARASGDKSNSSTIRGIKVLVDGIPETDPDGRSALDLVDLAAASRIEVVRSNASTLFGNASGGLINIETGARNGPASVSSDNIVGAFGFRKNSVTGILPLGSAWFSATASNSRFDGWRDHTRSRTTQFSSVLTAQLGESSVLRLLAGASSNKFQIPGALTQQQFDSAATQANAMYKSRDERRYNRVGRLGLNLVTDFGPHSTLEATAYVTPKVLQRSERGTYRDFNRYHVGGGMVYRWRANPDGTGPRFTAGLDEAYLDGSILFYNLADGQRGDSLRTNKREGADALGVFAQAQVDLTDRLQLTAGGRFDRQRYIYEEFAAGRLAATVGQKLNLDRVTPKFAALYRVTPTHSVYFTLGGGIEAPAFNEVDPPDTLKDAYLNPFLKPMTSLTVELGAKGYRALEGEGLLRRVSYNAAAYRIGIRDEIVPYNGGGYFFSAGRSRRYGFELGGEAGLANSLALSLAFTWMDAKYQEYSNELGDFSGNKVPGIANTMLNARLAFEPKPGCMAEIGAQHLGSYFANDANTLSVPSYVLLNAAAGYRVEAGKLQVQARAGVNNLADRKYAASAFINPATAAFLEPGLKRNAFVSLGVKLLP, encoded by the coding sequence GTGATCCGCCGTTTCCTCACACTGCTCTCCCTGGCCGGAGCGGTGTCCGCGGCCCACGCCGCTTCCTCGCCCGACTCGCTGCGCTACCGCTTGCCGGAGATCTCCGTGACCGGGACCCGGCTCGGCGAGGACCCGCTGGGGCTGCCGATGGCGGTGACCGTGGCCGGAGCGCGGTCCTTCGCCAACAGCCGCCACTTCGCGCTGGACGAGGCGCTGGGCATGGTGCCCGGCGTGCAGGCGCAGAGCCGCGCCGGCGGCGGTGACCTTCGCCTCACCATCCGCGGCTTCGGCGCGCGCGCCAGCGGCGACAAGTCCAACTCGTCCACGATCCGCGGCATCAAGGTGCTGGTGGACGGCATCCCCGAGACCGACCCGGACGGTCGCAGCGCGCTGGACCTGGTGGACCTCGCCGCGGCGAGCCGCATCGAGGTGGTGCGCAGCAACGCCTCCACATTGTTCGGCAACGCCTCGGGTGGCCTGATCAACATCGAGACGGGCGCGCGGAACGGGCCGGCCTCGGTCTCGAGCGACAACATCGTCGGCGCGTTCGGATTCCGCAAGAACAGCGTCACCGGGATCCTGCCGCTGGGCTCCGCATGGTTCTCGGCCACCGCGTCCAACTCCCGGTTCGACGGCTGGCGCGACCATACCCGGAGCCGCACCACGCAGTTCAGCTCGGTGCTCACCGCGCAGCTGGGTGAATCCAGTGTGCTCCGGTTGCTGGCCGGCGCCAGCTCCAACAAGTTCCAGATTCCCGGGGCGCTCACGCAGCAGCAGTTCGACTCCGCCGCGACCCAGGCCAACGCCATGTACAAGTCCCGCGACGAGCGCCGCTACAACCGCGTGGGGCGCCTGGGCCTGAACCTGGTGACCGACTTCGGGCCGCACAGCACCCTCGAGGCCACCGCCTACGTGACCCCCAAGGTGCTGCAGCGCTCCGAACGCGGCACCTATCGCGACTTCAATCGCTACCACGTCGGCGGCGGCATGGTGTACCGCTGGCGCGCCAACCCGGACGGCACCGGGCCGCGATTCACCGCGGGCCTGGACGAGGCCTACCTCGACGGCAGTATCCTCTTCTACAACCTGGCCGACGGTCAGCGCGGCGACTCGCTGCGGACCAACAAGCGGGAGGGCGCCGACGCCCTGGGCGTGTTCGCCCAGGCGCAGGTGGACCTCACCGACCGGCTGCAGTTGACGGCCGGCGGGCGCTTCGACCGGCAGCGCTACATCTACGAGGAGTTCGCCGCCGGCAGGCTGGCGGCCACCGTGGGGCAGAAACTCAACCTGGATCGCGTCACGCCCAAGTTCGCCGCGCTGTACCGGGTGACCCCCACGCACTCGGTGTACTTCACCCTGGGTGGGGGGATCGAGGCGCCCGCGTTCAACGAGGTGGACCCGCCCGACACGCTGAAGGACGCGTACCTGAACCCGTTCCTCAAGCCGATGACCTCACTCACCGTCGAGCTGGGCGCCAAGGGATATCGAGCCTTGGAAGGTGAGGGGCTGCTGCGCAGGGTGAGCTACAACGCGGCCGCCTACCGGATCGGCATCCGGGACGAGATCGTGCCCTACAACGGCGGCGGGTACTTCTTCTCGGCGGGCAGGTCTCGCCGCTACGGATTCGAGCTCGGCGGCGAGGCCGGCCTGGCGAACTCCCTGGCGCTCTCGCTGGCTTTCACCTGGATGGACGCGAAGTACCAGGAATACTCCAACGAACTCGGCGACTTCTCGGGGAACAAGGTGCCGGGGATCGCCAACACCATGCTGAACGCCCGGCTGGCCTTCGAGCCGAAGCCCGGCTGCATGGCCGAGATCGGCGCGCAGCACCTGGGAAGCTACTTCGCGAACGACGCCAACACGCTGAGCGTGCCGTCCTACGTCCTGCTCAACGCGGCCGCGGGTTACCGCGTCGAGGCCGGCAAGCTGCAGGTGCAGGCGCGCGCGGGCGTGAACAACCTGGCCGACCGGAAGTACGCCGCGTCGGCCTTCATCAACCCCGCGACCGCCGCCTTCCTGGAGCCGGGGCTGAAGCGCAACGCGTTCGTGTCGCTGGGTGTGAAGCTGCTGCCGTAG
- a CDS encoding ABC transporter substrate-binding protein, whose translation MSRVQISVLRGVCQTPAYVAHEKGFFRDEGLASELNVEPTAWMVPTRLHRGDSQFGVIPWTRVAASAEGEAPLVVVCGSGHEEAAIVVRKGMAIPDVKRVAVPMRGGMKDLTAMGLIESLGWKDAELLRQPSGDGAIIAFFGQGVDAASMVEPYATMLEELGVGTVVRRTGDIWKDAPGCSLCTTKSLRDEDPGLVGRVVHAFARGAAYVNEHRDEAAEMARRYVGVSPVFIRKALEHNRPNVDAVRSTQAMDRILELMLRLGYIKAIPTGFVDLSFLDRVAAR comes from the coding sequence ATGAGTCGTGTTCAGATTTCCGTCCTCCGGGGCGTCTGTCAGACCCCGGCCTACGTGGCCCACGAGAAGGGCTTCTTCCGCGACGAAGGGCTCGCCTCCGAGCTCAACGTGGAGCCCACCGCGTGGATGGTGCCCACCCGCCTGCACCGCGGGGACTCCCAGTTCGGCGTGATCCCCTGGACCCGCGTGGCCGCCTCCGCCGAGGGCGAGGCGCCGTTGGTGGTGGTGTGCGGCTCGGGCCACGAGGAGGCCGCCATCGTGGTGCGCAAGGGCATGGCCATCCCCGACGTGAAGCGCGTCGCGGTGCCGATGCGCGGCGGGATGAAGGACCTCACGGCCATGGGGCTCATCGAGAGCCTCGGCTGGAAGGACGCCGAGCTGCTGCGCCAGCCCTCCGGGGACGGGGCCATCATCGCCTTCTTCGGCCAGGGCGTGGACGCCGCCTCCATGGTGGAGCCGTACGCCACGATGCTCGAGGAGCTGGGCGTGGGAACCGTGGTGCGCCGCACCGGCGACATCTGGAAGGACGCGCCGGGCTGCTCGCTGTGCACCACGAAGAGCCTGCGCGACGAGGATCCCGGCCTGGTCGGCCGCGTGGTGCACGCCTTTGCGCGCGGCGCGGCCTACGTGAACGAGCACCGCGACGAGGCCGCCGAGATGGCGCGCCGCTACGTGGGCGTGAGCCCGGTGTTCATCCGCAAGGCCCTGGAGCACAACCGGCCCAACGTGGACGCGGTGCGCAGCACGCAGGCGATGGACCGCATCCTCGAGCTCATGTTGCGCCTGGGCTACATCAAGGCCATCCCGACCGGGTTCGTGGATCTCTCCTTCCTGGATCGCGTCGCGGCCCGCTAG
- a CDS encoding M48 family metalloprotease, whose amino-acid sequence MRSRNGWTRTGLVAAWMALLVGCAVNPVTGKRELSLVSADQELRMGEQGDEAAVAEYGLYDDAGLAASVDRVGQKLAAISERPDLKWHFRVLDSPVINAFALPGGYIYVTRGILATLNSEAQLAGVLGHEIGHVTARHSARQATQQQLAGLGLGLGSVLIHGFDRYAGVASEGLGLLFLKFSRDDETQADELGVKYTTRARYDPREIPSTYGMLNRMRQREGGTLPTFLSTHPDPGDREARTRALADAAVGGTTGSLAVLRADYRKALDGVVYGEDPRQGYVESSRFFDPALKLQVDFPPGWKIQNARSAVTARAAQGEAGLQLTLVKWQGPDVGGYPASLRQQGRIAAASGGTSRVGGHEAWMGTVSAPDGKGGTQELLAAWVSWQSGSLLQWVGAPAAGGGVRASFTACVESVRDLRDPARLAVQPARLALRTPPGGLSLAAWLAQGTEGRLSVPASEIAWLNGLEESSVPPRGEPVKLPRFAP is encoded by the coding sequence ATGCGATCACGAAACGGTTGGACCCGGACCGGGCTGGTGGCGGCGTGGATGGCCCTGCTGGTCGGCTGTGCCGTGAACCCGGTGACGGGCAAGCGCGAGTTGAGCCTGGTCTCGGCGGACCAGGAGCTCAGGATGGGGGAGCAGGGGGACGAGGCCGCGGTGGCGGAGTACGGCCTGTACGACGACGCCGGGCTGGCCGCGAGCGTGGATCGCGTGGGGCAGAAGCTGGCCGCGATTTCGGAGCGGCCGGACCTGAAATGGCACTTCCGGGTGCTGGACTCCCCGGTGATCAATGCGTTCGCGCTTCCGGGCGGCTACATCTACGTGACGCGGGGAATCCTCGCCACACTGAACAGCGAGGCGCAGCTGGCCGGCGTGCTGGGTCACGAGATCGGGCACGTGACCGCCCGGCACAGCGCACGCCAGGCCACGCAGCAGCAGCTGGCCGGCCTGGGCCTGGGGCTGGGCTCGGTGCTGATCCACGGGTTCGACCGCTACGCCGGAGTGGCCTCTGAGGGCCTGGGGTTGTTGTTCCTCAAGTTCAGCCGGGACGACGAGACCCAGGCCGACGAGCTGGGTGTGAAGTACACCACCCGCGCCCGCTACGATCCGCGCGAGATCCCGTCCACCTACGGCATGCTCAACCGGATGCGACAGCGCGAGGGTGGCACCCTCCCCACGTTCCTCTCCACCCACCCGGACCCCGGCGATCGGGAGGCGCGCACCCGGGCCCTGGCCGACGCGGCCGTCGGGGGCACGACCGGTTCCCTGGCGGTGCTGCGTGCGGACTACCGGAAGGCGCTGGATGGCGTGGTGTACGGGGAGGACCCGCGGCAGGGCTACGTGGAAAGCTCGCGGTTTTTCGACCCCGCACTGAAGCTGCAGGTGGATTTCCCGCCGGGCTGGAAGATCCAGAACGCGCGCAGCGCGGTGACCGCCCGTGCGGCGCAGGGTGAGGCGGGGCTGCAGCTCACGCTGGTCAAGTGGCAGGGCCCGGATGTCGGCGGCTATCCGGCCTCGCTGCGGCAGCAGGGCCGCATCGCGGCGGCCTCCGGCGGCACCAGCCGCGTCGGCGGGCACGAGGCGTGGATGGGCACGGTGAGCGCTCCCGACGGCAAGGGTGGGACGCAGGAGCTGCTGGCGGCCTGGGTGTCGTGGCAGTCCGGCTCGCTGCTCCAGTGGGTGGGCGCGCCGGCCGCGGGCGGCGGCGTGCGTGCCAGCTTCACCGCCTGTGTCGAGAGCGTGCGCGACCTGCGGGACCCGGCGCGTCTCGCGGTGCAGCCGGCGCGCCTGGCGCTGCGCACCCCGCCGGGCGGGCTCAGCCTGGCCGCGTGGCTGGCGCAGGGAACCGAGGGCCGGCTTTCGGTGCCTGCATCCGAGATCGCGTGGCTCAACGGGCTGGAGGAGAGCAGCGTTCCGCCGCGGGGCGAGCCCGTGAAACTGCCGCGGTTCGCGCCATGA
- a CDS encoding DUF1116 domain-containing protein encodes MNTRPLLGLFSSDLSVINVGLASFASDLRRAGGRAVDVDWRPPAGGDPELLAALDRCMGADGAVRRDVAEATRESVERLLAAKPTVVGIGRALDVVPGMRKDLVLHSGPPVEWNRMSGPTRGAVMGGLVYEGLAKSPEEAASLAASGAVTFEPCHHHATVGPMAGIVTASMPVWILSNTAFGNHAYATLNEGLGKVLRYGAYGPEVIERLRWMERVLEPLLAQALASHGPLDVRSLIAQALQMGDEVHNRNRAATSLLIRTLAPHLARAKAPAGDVAEVLRFLDGNDHFFLNLSMAASKCSLDPAAGIAKSSMITVMARNGTDFGVQVSALPGRWFTAPAPMVEGLYLPGFTAADAAPDIGDSVITETAGLGGMAMAAAPAIVQFVGGNVAQALAFTRRMYDITLAEHPAYKIPVLDFRGTATGIDLLKVCDTGVVPVVNTGIAHREPGVGMVGAGLVKPPFECFRKALAAFVDSIGA; translated from the coding sequence ATGAACACCAGGCCGCTGCTGGGGCTCTTCTCTTCCGATCTGTCCGTGATCAACGTCGGCCTGGCGTCGTTCGCGAGCGACCTGCGCCGCGCCGGGGGACGGGCGGTGGACGTGGACTGGCGCCCGCCCGCCGGAGGAGACCCGGAGCTGCTGGCGGCGCTGGACCGCTGCATGGGCGCCGACGGCGCGGTCCGCCGCGACGTGGCGGAGGCCACGCGCGAGTCCGTGGAGCGCCTGCTGGCCGCGAAGCCCACGGTGGTGGGCATCGGCCGCGCACTGGACGTGGTGCCCGGGATGCGCAAGGACCTGGTGCTGCACTCTGGGCCGCCGGTGGAGTGGAACCGCATGAGCGGCCCGACGCGCGGCGCGGTGATGGGCGGGCTGGTCTACGAGGGCCTGGCGAAGAGCCCCGAGGAGGCCGCCTCGCTGGCCGCCTCGGGCGCCGTCACCTTCGAGCCCTGCCACCATCACGCCACCGTGGGCCCCATGGCGGGCATCGTCACGGCGTCCATGCCGGTGTGGATCCTCTCCAACACGGCCTTCGGCAATCACGCCTACGCCACGCTCAACGAGGGCCTGGGAAAGGTGCTGCGCTACGGCGCCTACGGGCCGGAGGTGATCGAGCGGCTGCGCTGGATGGAGCGGGTGCTGGAGCCGCTGCTGGCGCAGGCGCTGGCCTCGCACGGCCCGCTGGACGTGCGCAGCCTCATCGCGCAGGCGCTTCAGATGGGTGACGAGGTCCACAACCGCAACCGCGCCGCCACCTCGCTGCTGATCCGCACCCTGGCCCCGCACCTCGCGCGCGCCAAGGCTCCCGCCGGCGACGTGGCGGAGGTGCTGCGCTTCCTGGACGGCAACGACCACTTCTTCCTCAACCTCTCCATGGCCGCCAGCAAGTGCTCGCTGGACCCGGCCGCGGGAATCGCGAAGAGCAGCATGATCACGGTGATGGCGCGCAACGGCACCGACTTCGGCGTCCAGGTGTCGGCGCTCCCGGGCCGCTGGTTCACCGCCCCCGCGCCGATGGTGGAGGGGCTGTACCTGCCGGGCTTCACCGCCGCCGACGCCGCGCCCGACATCGGCGACTCGGTGATCACCGAGACCGCCGGTCTGGGCGGGATGGCCATGGCGGCCGCGCCGGCCATCGTGCAGTTCGTGGGCGGCAACGTGGCCCAGGCGCTGGCCTTCACCCGGCGCATGTACGACATCACGCTGGCCGAGCACCCGGCGTACAAGATCCCCGTCCTGGACTTCCGCGGCACCGCCACCGGGATTGACCTGCTGAAGGTCTGCGACACCGGCGTGGTGCCCGTGGTGAACACCGGCATCGCGCACCGCGAGCCCGGCGTCGGCATGGTCGGCGCGGGCCTGGTGAAGCCGCCATTCGAGTGTTTCCGCAAGGCGCTGGCCGCCTTCGTCGATTCGATCGGGGCGTAG